A DNA window from Branchiostoma lanceolatum isolate klBraLanc5 chromosome 17, klBraLanc5.hap2, whole genome shotgun sequence contains the following coding sequences:
- the LOC136422440 gene encoding glycine receptor subunit alpha-3-like — MCVIPTIDHNATSVVEHRTRLTQNKTGTLALYDLLTKYDKRFRPNFRGSNVRVKVQMYVNGLSSISDSEMDYKLIFFLRQRWNDPRLRYGDYEPQVTQPFVTLDESALADIWVPDVFFENGKGAAYPEGKEHTTLIRIYPQGDILFTRK, encoded by the exons ATGTGCGTCATTCCTACCATAG ATCATAATGCCACATCAGTGGTGGAACACAG AACAAGGCTGACACAGAACAAGACGGGAACCCTTGCTTTATACGACCTTCTCACGAAATATGACAAGAGATTCCGACCCAACTTCAGAG GGTCCAACGTCAGGGTCAAAGTTCAGATGTACGTGAATGGTCTGAGTTCCATATCCGACTCGGAGATG GATTATAAACTCATCTTCTTCCTACGACAAAGATGGAACGACCCGCGCCTGCGCTATGGCGATTACGAACCGCAAGTGACGCAACCGTTCGTCACCCTAGACGAGTCGGCCCTGGCGGATATCTGGGTTCCGGATGTCTTCTTCGAGAACGGAAAGGGCGCCGCCTATCCGGAGGGGAAAGAGCACACCACGCTCATCCGGATATATCCACAGGGGGATATCTTATTCACACGGAAGTAA
- the LOC136423333 gene encoding glycine receptor subunit alphaZ1-like isoform X2, giving the protein MSRNYTLEFGDIPGGHIPSFMLFRRLQHYDKRIRPNFAVSRIWVEVQLYVSSISSVSEASMDYILNFFLRQRWNDPRLSYTDFKSSLTLGTSTLAEIWIPDISFKNGKGAAYREGGDHNTLLRISPQGDILLSQKMALLLSCPMDFRMFPFDTQSCGIQMESYGHTTEELVLEWAKPEMEIDLSIRLPEFELKQWGTRRCDNQVLTGNYSCTEAYFKLVRRFGYYLIQAYIPSILLVIISWLTFWINPDVVPARISLGITTVLTSTTLTAFSHGSTPRNSYIRAIDIWMLACSVFVFAALVEFSVSHYIFRRQTKFSKIVRSVFCRNKFPSTPNPPPQQVPAAGTTPEASYINPSNPQLVNGQLQPRARMTQEDVSKLHQNFARRMDIISRFLFPGLFFFFNSVYWLVYSTAYDA; this is encoded by the exons ATGTCGAGAAACTACACGCTGGAATTCGG GGACATACCAGGTGGCCACATCCCATCATTTATGCTGTTCAGACGTCTTCAGCATTATGATAAAAGGATACGGCCAAATTTCGCAG TCTCTCGGATCTGGGTAGAGGTTCAACTATATGTCAGCAGCATTAGCTCAGTCTCAGAAGCATCCATG GACTACATCCTTAATTTCTTTTTACGTCAAAGATGGAACGATCCTCGCTTGAGTTACACCGACTTCAAGTCAAGTCTAACACTCGGCACTTCCACGTTAGCCGAGATTTGGATACCggacatttcttttaaaaacggcaAGGGCGCCGCCTATCGGGAGGGAGGAGATCACAACACACTGCTGCGAATCTCTCCACAAGGAGACATCTTACTTAGCCAAAA GATGGCGCTATTGTTATCGTGCCCGATGGATTTCCGGATGTTCCCGTTCGATACGCAAAGCTGCGGAATACAGATGGAGAGCT ACGGCCACACGACAGAAGAACTGGTCCTGGAGTGGGCCAAACCGGAAATGGAGATCGACCTGAGCATCCGTTTAccggaatttgagctgaaacaGTGGGGAACACGGCGGTGTGACAATCAAGTTCTGACAG GAAACTATTCTTGCACTGAAGCATACTTCAAGCTGGTGCGACGATTTGGATATTACCTTATCCAAGCCTACATCCCGAG CATTCTCCTGGTCATCATCTCGTGGCTGACGTTTTGGATCAACCCTGACGTCGTGCCGGCCCGAATCTCCCTCGGGATCACCACGGTGCTGACGTCCACAACTCTTACCGCCTTCTCTCACGGCAGCACGCCCAG AAACTCCTACATACGGGCTATAGACATCTGGATGCTGGCGTGCTCGGTGTTCGTCTTCGCCGCCCTGGTGGAATTCTCGGTGTCTCATTACATCTTCAGGCGGCAGACCAAGTTCTCCAAAATCGTCCGCAGTGTCTTCTGCAGAAATAAGTTCCCCAGCACCCCGAACCCACCACCACAG CAAGTCCCGGCAGCGGGAACGACGCCGGAAGCCAGCTACATCAATCCCAGCAACCCCCAGCTGGTTAACGGGCAGCTCCAGCCTCGCGCCAGGATGACGCAAGAGGACGTCTCCAAACTGCACCAGAACTTCGCGCGCAGGATGGACATCATCTCCAGATTCCTCTTCCCGggcctcttcttcttcttcaacagCGTCTACTGGCTGGTGTATAGTACGGCGTATGACGCCTGA
- the LOC136423178 gene encoding glycine receptor subunit alphaZ1-like encodes MNFQTFPFDTQHCGVQMESYGYTTEDLSLEWTEPKALEINSNIRLPEYDLGGWNSFQCDVKYLTGTFSCIKATFSLTRRYEHYILQAFIPCIFLVILSWMSFWISPDSVPARVALGITTMLASITLSSYSNGATPRLSYTRAIDIYMLTCAVFVFSTVVEFAGVHYVFRRRSRFAGPLGRLLRYDNKANLAVPQLVKITIREPNHNTVPWWGATPEQQDNMAAGDVTNIHVNLACKMDVVSRFLFPTLFLVFNIAFWCKYVM; translated from the exons ATGAACTTCCAAACATTCCCTTTTGATACCCAACATTGTGGAGTCCAGATGGAAAGTT ACGGATACACTACAGAAGATCTTTCTCTGGAATGGACAGAGCCGAAAGCTCTGGAAATCAACAGCAATATCAGGTTACCAGAGTACGATCTGGGGGGTTGGAATTCTTTTCAATGTGACGTCAAATACCTCACAG GTACCTTTTCTTGCATCAAGGCCACCTTCAGCCTAACGCGTCGTTACGAGCACTACATTCTACAGGCATTCATTCCATG TATTTTCCTGGTGATCCTGTCGTGGATGTCGTTTTGGATCAGCCCTGACAGCGTGCCTGCCCGGGTCGCCCTCGGCATCACCACCATGTTAGCCTCCATCACCCTCTCCAGCTACTCCAACGGCGCCACCCCGAG ACTTTCGTACACACGAGCCATCGACATCTACATGCTGACCTGCGCGGTGTTCGTGTTCTCGACCGTGGTGGAGTTTGCCGGGGTTCACTACGTCTTCAGACGGCGATCCAGGTTCGCGGGCCCGCTGGGTCGTCTCCTTCGCTACGATAACAAGGCGAACCTAGCCGTCCCACAACTTGTCAAG ataACCATAAGAGAACCAAACCACAACACCGTTCCGTGGTGGGGCGCGACTCCTGAGCAACAGGACAACATGGCCGCCGGTGACGTCACCAACATCCACGTCAACCTGGCGTGCAAAATGGACGTCGTGTCCAGATTCCTCTTCCCGACTCTCTTCTTGGTCTTCAACATCGCGTTCTGGTGTAAATATGTCATGTAG
- the LOC136423333 gene encoding glycine receptor subunit alphaZ1-like isoform X1, which yields MRDMERNVLTVLVFTALSSVAQGNSAHMSRNYTLEFGDIPGGHIPSFMLFRRLQHYDKRIRPNFAVSRIWVEVQLYVSSISSVSEASMDYILNFFLRQRWNDPRLSYTDFKSSLTLGTSTLAEIWIPDISFKNGKGAAYREGGDHNTLLRISPQGDILLSQKMALLLSCPMDFRMFPFDTQSCGIQMESYGHTTEELVLEWAKPEMEIDLSIRLPEFELKQWGTRRCDNQVLTGNYSCTEAYFKLVRRFGYYLIQAYIPSILLVIISWLTFWINPDVVPARISLGITTVLTSTTLTAFSHGSTPRNSYIRAIDIWMLACSVFVFAALVEFSVSHYIFRRQTKFSKIVRSVFCRNKFPSTPNPPPQQVPAAGTTPEASYINPSNPQLVNGQLQPRARMTQEDVSKLHQNFARRMDIISRFLFPGLFFFFNSVYWLVYSTAYDA from the exons GTAATTCGGCCCACATGTCGAGAAACTACACGCTGGAATTCGG GGACATACCAGGTGGCCACATCCCATCATTTATGCTGTTCAGACGTCTTCAGCATTATGATAAAAGGATACGGCCAAATTTCGCAG TCTCTCGGATCTGGGTAGAGGTTCAACTATATGTCAGCAGCATTAGCTCAGTCTCAGAAGCATCCATG GACTACATCCTTAATTTCTTTTTACGTCAAAGATGGAACGATCCTCGCTTGAGTTACACCGACTTCAAGTCAAGTCTAACACTCGGCACTTCCACGTTAGCCGAGATTTGGATACCggacatttcttttaaaaacggcaAGGGCGCCGCCTATCGGGAGGGAGGAGATCACAACACACTGCTGCGAATCTCTCCACAAGGAGACATCTTACTTAGCCAAAA GATGGCGCTATTGTTATCGTGCCCGATGGATTTCCGGATGTTCCCGTTCGATACGCAAAGCTGCGGAATACAGATGGAGAGCT ACGGCCACACGACAGAAGAACTGGTCCTGGAGTGGGCCAAACCGGAAATGGAGATCGACCTGAGCATCCGTTTAccggaatttgagctgaaacaGTGGGGAACACGGCGGTGTGACAATCAAGTTCTGACAG GAAACTATTCTTGCACTGAAGCATACTTCAAGCTGGTGCGACGATTTGGATATTACCTTATCCAAGCCTACATCCCGAG CATTCTCCTGGTCATCATCTCGTGGCTGACGTTTTGGATCAACCCTGACGTCGTGCCGGCCCGAATCTCCCTCGGGATCACCACGGTGCTGACGTCCACAACTCTTACCGCCTTCTCTCACGGCAGCACGCCCAG AAACTCCTACATACGGGCTATAGACATCTGGATGCTGGCGTGCTCGGTGTTCGTCTTCGCCGCCCTGGTGGAATTCTCGGTGTCTCATTACATCTTCAGGCGGCAGACCAAGTTCTCCAAAATCGTCCGCAGTGTCTTCTGCAGAAATAAGTTCCCCAGCACCCCGAACCCACCACCACAG CAAGTCCCGGCAGCGGGAACGACGCCGGAAGCCAGCTACATCAATCCCAGCAACCCCCAGCTGGTTAACGGGCAGCTCCAGCCTCGCGCCAGGATGACGCAAGAGGACGTCTCCAAACTGCACCAGAACTTCGCGCGCAGGATGGACATCATCTCCAGATTCCTCTTCCCGggcctcttcttcttcttcaacagCGTCTACTGGCTGGTGTATAGTACGGCGTATGACGCCTGA